One region of Niallia sp. Man26 genomic DNA includes:
- a CDS encoding YesL family protein: protein MYHFVTNGIYRFCEWVTRLAYLNLLWAFFTAVGFIVFGIGPSTVAMYTVTRKWLQGHTDIPVYRTFMHAYKREFWRANKLSWILLTVMAVFYVDFVIFGWMGQETSVFALIFMILLLIFTIVFLMVFPVYVHYDIPLSKTFKYAVLIGFSRPFYTIGMLAGAVGAILISLIHVTVIIFFSGSLFALVVTAFAMKAFSSMDKGTAKEQVLQ, encoded by the coding sequence ATGTATCATTTCGTCACAAATGGTATCTATCGTTTTTGTGAATGGGTGACAAGGCTTGCCTATCTAAATTTATTATGGGCATTCTTTACTGCTGTCGGGTTCATTGTATTTGGAATTGGACCATCAACGGTTGCTATGTATACGGTCACGCGAAAATGGCTGCAAGGGCACACGGATATACCTGTTTATCGCACATTTATGCATGCATATAAGCGGGAATTCTGGCGCGCCAATAAATTAAGCTGGATTTTATTAACGGTAATGGCTGTTTTTTATGTTGATTTTGTTATATTCGGCTGGATGGGCCAAGAAACATCCGTTTTTGCGTTAATTTTTATGATTCTGCTGCTCATTTTTACCATTGTGTTCTTAATGGTGTTTCCCGTGTACGTACACTATGATATTCCGTTATCAAAAACATTTAAGTATGCAGTTCTAATTGGCTTTTCTAGACCATTTTACACGATTGGAATGTTGGCAGGAGCAGTTGGTGCCATTTTAATCAGTCTTATCCACGTAACGGTGATTATATTTTTCAGTGGAAGCTTATTTGCATTGGTTGTCACTGCTTTTGCTATGAAGGCATTTAGCAGCATGGACAAAGGTACAGCTAAGGAACAAGTCTTGCAGTAA
- a CDS encoding sensor histidine kinase, with amino-acid sequence MRKTWASIITIYQNTKLNGKLFIRITLLMVVTLALVLICLQYAFSLYDEQIYAKSSQVLMMSSNTIEEELERIEEVSFNIAVDPQIQSALLELQGEVTGYDIYRLEQKLEEELANYVGSERYIHSIYLYDSSGREFLAGSSSKPLGEKEKRIAMYSADRYEGKNYWMEIDGVDEFLTSVRLLRSYENLNFDRIGKLMIRVNLDKIVAGLPLTQGEVGGNIVISNSSQVFYSQKGTHDLGDFDFITKKGQGYGIEKINGERYFVNHIATNFEDWTYWNIIPFHAMFSKITAVKYSMVLLFTFLFILLISIGFGFLKRITNPIEELASTMQEVQKGNFLAVQSLKVDEMPEDEVGTLYRNFKTMVQRIDELIKENFSKQLLVKETEFKALQAQINPHFLYNTLESVNWLAKTNKQQQISSMVEALGHLMRNSINFNEDIITVEKELDIVQSYLTIQNYRFADRLDFQMDIPASVLHHHIPKLTLQPLLENSFQHAVEPALDVSTIKLSAVETEQLLYIRVEDNGPGIDPNTLLYIKKGIIKPKGTGIGLNNIDQRIKLGFGEQYGLEIENLAGKGTAVTVILPIQRGGIR; translated from the coding sequence ATGAGAAAAACATGGGCATCAATCATCACAATCTATCAAAATACGAAACTGAATGGAAAGCTCTTTATTCGCATCACACTTCTTATGGTCGTTACTCTTGCGCTCGTATTAATTTGTCTCCAATATGCTTTCAGCCTATATGATGAACAAATATATGCAAAATCATCACAGGTATTAATGATGTCATCCAATACCATTGAAGAAGAGCTGGAACGCATCGAGGAGGTAAGCTTTAATATTGCCGTTGATCCGCAAATACAATCAGCTTTGCTGGAGCTGCAGGGAGAGGTTACTGGCTATGATATTTACCGGCTCGAGCAAAAGCTGGAGGAGGAGTTAGCCAATTACGTCGGCTCGGAAAGGTATATCCATTCTATCTATCTTTATGATTCTTCAGGGAGAGAATTCTTAGCGGGCTCAAGCTCTAAACCGCTTGGCGAAAAGGAAAAGCGCATTGCTATGTACAGCGCTGACAGGTATGAAGGCAAAAATTATTGGATGGAAATAGACGGTGTGGATGAATTTTTGACTTCTGTACGCCTGCTGCGCTCGTATGAGAATTTAAACTTTGACAGAATCGGCAAGCTGATGATTCGGGTCAACCTTGATAAAATCGTTGCCGGTCTGCCGCTTACACAAGGAGAGGTCGGCGGTAATATCGTTATCTCTAACAGCAGCCAAGTTTTTTACTCACAAAAGGGTACCCATGATTTAGGTGATTTTGATTTCATCACAAAGAAGGGGCAAGGCTATGGTATTGAGAAAATAAACGGCGAAAGATATTTCGTAAATCATATTGCCACAAATTTTGAGGACTGGACATATTGGAATATCATCCCCTTTCATGCGATGTTTTCCAAAATTACAGCAGTCAAATACTCGATGGTGCTATTATTCACGTTTTTATTTATCCTGCTGATTTCAATTGGTTTTGGATTTTTAAAGAGAATTACCAATCCGATCGAGGAGCTGGCCTCCACCATGCAGGAGGTGCAAAAAGGTAACTTTTTAGCTGTGCAATCACTTAAGGTAGATGAAATGCCAGAGGATGAGGTTGGAACGCTATATCGAAATTTTAAGACAATGGTTCAGCGTATTGATGAATTGATCAAGGAAAATTTCTCTAAACAGCTGTTAGTCAAAGAAACCGAGTTCAAAGCACTGCAAGCACAAATTAATCCGCATTTTCTATACAATACGTTAGAATCGGTCAACTGGCTGGCGAAAACGAATAAGCAGCAGCAAATCTCCAGCATGGTGGAAGCACTTGGCCATCTCATGCGTAATTCTATTAATTTTAATGAAGATATTATTACAGTGGAAAAGGAGCTGGACATTGTCCAAAGCTATTTGACGATTCAAAACTATCGGTTTGCCGATCGGCTTGATTTTCAAATGGATATACCTGCTTCTGTGCTGCACCATCATATCCCGAAACTGACACTTCAGCCGCTTTTAGAAAATTCTTTTCAGCACGCAGTGGAGCCTGCTCTTGATGTCTCTACTATTAAACTATCAGCAGTAGAGACTGAACAATTACTGTATATCCGAGTGGAGGATAACGGACCTGGTATTGATCCAAATACACTACTATACATAAAAAAAGGCATTATTAAACCAAAAGGAACCGGGATTGGCCTAAATAATATTGATCAGCGCATAAAGCTCGGTTTTGGTGAGCAATATGGTTTGGAAATTGAGAATCTCGCTGGAAAAGGCACAGCTGTAACAGTCATTTTACCAATTCAAAGGGGTGGTATCAGATGA